A DNA window from Desulfofalx alkaliphila DSM 12257 contains the following coding sequences:
- a CDS encoding YggS family pyridoxal phosphate-dependent enzyme — protein sequence MTDINVLDNLTKVQKQIKEAELRGGRPPGSVKLLPVTKTVPQQYITQVMEAGIVDFGENRVQELVEKYRHFPKANWHMIGHLQTNKVKKLLGKTVLIHSLDRWSLAEKINSLSLSNNIKTKVLVQVNVSGEKSKYGLNPLELEDFIYHAIDLEGIEIQGLMTMAPFVDKPEEVRPVFRELARWRDKLASRWPGIRILSMGMTNDFTVAIEEGADIVRVGSAIFRRQTL from the coding sequence TTGACTGATATTAATGTGTTAGATAACTTAACTAAGGTACAAAAACAAATTAAGGAAGCGGAATTGCGCGGTGGTCGACCCCCCGGCTCTGTTAAGCTGTTGCCGGTTACCAAAACCGTACCCCAACAATACATTACCCAAGTAATGGAGGCCGGGATTGTTGATTTTGGTGAAAACCGTGTGCAAGAACTGGTGGAAAAATACCGGCACTTTCCCAAGGCCAACTGGCACATGATTGGCCATTTGCAAACCAACAAGGTTAAAAAACTGTTGGGGAAAACGGTGTTAATTCACTCGCTGGACCGTTGGTCGCTGGCAGAAAAAATCAACAGTTTATCCCTAAGCAACAATATAAAAACCAAAGTATTAGTTCAGGTTAACGTTTCCGGTGAAAAATCAAAGTACGGTTTAAATCCGCTGGAGCTGGAAGACTTTATTTACCACGCCATTGACTTAGAGGGCATAGAAATACAGGGTTTAATGACCATGGCCCCTTTTGTTGACAAGCCCGAAGAAGTCAGACCTGTGTTTAGGGAACTTGCCCGGTGGCGGGATAAATTGGCATCCCGGTGGCCCGGCATAAGGATCTTATCCATGGGCATGACCAATGATTTCACAGTGGCCATTGAAGAAGGGGCGGATATAGTTAGGGTTGGTTCGGCCATTTTTCGTAGACAGACGCTATAA
- a CDS encoding cell division protein SepF produces the protein MSKRFMDKMMGIIGLEEEIVDDEQEQKGVDNAWQGKQKANIVSLHSQRQVQVVVVEPSTYDEVQGIADNLRNRCPVIVNLEKLDADLGRRIVDFLSGSTYALNGSMQKVGQNIFLFVPNNIDIASEIKERVREKGIFSILQS, from the coding sequence ATGAGTAAAAGGTTTATGGATAAAATGATGGGTATTATTGGCTTGGAAGAAGAAATAGTGGATGATGAACAGGAGCAAAAAGGAGTTGACAACGCCTGGCAGGGTAAGCAAAAGGCCAATATAGTCAGCTTGCACAGTCAACGTCAGGTGCAGGTTGTTGTTGTAGAACCTTCAACCTATGATGAGGTGCAAGGCATTGCTGATAATTTAAGAAACCGGTGCCCGGTAATAGTAAACTTAGAAAAATTAGATGCTGACTTAGGACGCCGGATAGTTGATTTTTTAAGCGGCTCTACCTATGCTTTAAACGGTAGCATGCAAAAGGTGGGCCAAAACATCTTTTTATTTGTGCCTAACAACATTGATATAGCCAGCGAAATTAAAGAACGGGTGCGGGAAAAGGGCATCTTTTCCATTCTGCAGTCATAG
- the proC gene encoding pyrroline-5-carboxylate reductase, with the protein MPLDGQLIGFLGGGVMAESLIGGLIKNGIVKPEKIFVSDPDEERLQLLKEKTGIKTVADNLQLTQSAQLLIIAVKPQVISEVLADIKQNIKAEHSVISFVAGISTDYIESYLGGTPVVRVMTNTACLVSEGASALCGGKYAESKHIDIAKTIFSSVGKVVTVKEELLDAVTGLSGSGPAYMYVILEALIDAGVRVGLPRKVATALTTQTMLGAAKMVLETGEHPGRLKDMVITPGGTTSAGMYALEDGGLRVTLMNAVMAATEQSKQMSKGPK; encoded by the coding sequence ATGCCTTTGGATGGGCAGCTGATTGGGTTTTTGGGTGGCGGCGTTATGGCAGAGTCGTTAATAGGCGGCTTAATAAAAAATGGCATTGTCAAGCCGGAAAAGATTTTTGTAAGTGACCCAGACGAAGAAAGGCTGCAATTATTAAAAGAAAAGACCGGTATTAAAACTGTGGCTGATAACCTGCAGTTAACCCAGTCAGCCCAGCTGCTAATAATTGCGGTAAAGCCCCAGGTGATCAGTGAAGTACTTGCTGATATTAAACAAAATATTAAGGCTGAACACTCAGTAATATCTTTTGTGGCAGGAATATCGACAGATTACATAGAAAGTTATTTAGGCGGCACACCGGTGGTAAGGGTTATGACTAATACTGCCTGCCTGGTTTCAGAAGGTGCCAGCGCCTTATGTGGTGGTAAATATGCCGAATCTAAACATATTGATATTGCCAAAACAATTTTTTCTTCGGTGGGCAAGGTAGTTACCGTTAAGGAAGAATTGTTAGATGCGGTGACCGGCCTTTCGGGCAGCGGACCGGCTTACATGTATGTTATTTTAGAAGCGCTGATAGATGCCGGTGTTAGGGTGGGCTTGCCCCGTAAAGTTGCCACCGCCCTTACTACGCAAACAATGCTGGGAGCGGCCAAAATGGTGTTAGAGACAGGTGAGCACCCCGGACGGCTAAAGGATATGGTTATCACCCCTGGGGGTACAACGTCGGCGGGAATGTACGCCCTTGAAGACGGGGGGCTGAGGGTAACACTGATGAATGCTGTAATGGCCGCCACAGAACAGTCTAAACAAATGTCTAAAGGGCCAAAATAA
- a CDS encoding YggT family protein, with amino-acid sequence MKIIYDIVNVGFEVYKFMLLGRIILSFVKHNPYNPAIRFIYDLTEPYLGIFRRFIPPVGMIDFSPIAAFFTLAIIQYWLVLPLIRAIF; translated from the coding sequence TTGAAGATAATTTACGATATTGTTAATGTAGGTTTTGAAGTTTATAAATTTATGTTGCTTGGGCGTATTATTTTATCATTTGTAAAGCACAACCCCTACAATCCGGCCATTAGATTTATATATGATTTGACAGAACCTTATCTGGGAATTTTCAGGCGTTTTATTCCTCCGGTGGGTATGATAGACTTCTCACCCATTGCTGCTTTCTTTACCTTAGCCATCATCCAGTACTGGCTTGTATTACCGCTAATTAGGGCGATATTCTAA
- a CDS encoding photosystem II S4 domain protein, giving the protein MSVIDRERILNRYAGAEEKTLLARVMDMAENVLKNHQPAVTDFYDPYHTGLVRSAINPIADLETYVDGGYPEAERCRVVIYPDYLPVEEVDAKLAFLSVEGNFKLAKVNHRDYLGSLMGLGLKREKIGDLIVDERGAQLVVDADVASYIRASLCKVGRVGVTVKEITRRQLQLPQAKIKIINATVASMRLDAVAAAGYGTSRSKLLREIQAERLNLNWATCSNPAAPVKEGDMLSMRGRGRVKVAELKGNTKKGRISLVLHRYL; this is encoded by the coding sequence ATGTCAGTGATAGACCGAGAGCGGATATTAAACCGTTATGCAGGTGCAGAGGAGAAAACACTGCTGGCCCGGGTTATGGATATGGCAGAAAATGTACTCAAAAACCACCAGCCGGCAGTTACTGATTTTTATGACCCCTACCACACCGGCCTGGTACGTTCTGCCATAAACCCAATAGCGGATCTGGAAACCTATGTGGATGGCGGATACCCCGAAGCTGAACGCTGTCGGGTGGTGATATATCCTGATTATTTGCCGGTGGAAGAGGTGGATGCAAAATTAGCCTTTCTGTCGGTGGAAGGCAATTTTAAACTGGCAAAGGTTAACCACCGGGATTACTTAGGCTCTTTAATGGGCCTGGGGCTGAAAAGAGAAAAAATTGGCGATCTAATAGTGGACGAAAGGGGTGCCCAATTGGTGGTGGATGCCGATGTGGCGTCCTATATCAGGGCCAGCCTATGTAAGGTGGGCAGGGTGGGGGTTACGGTTAAGGAAATCACCCGCCGGCAGCTGCAACTGCCCCAAGCCAAGATTAAAATAATAAACGCCACCGTAGCATCAATGCGCCTGGATGCCGTGGCGGCGGCAGGTTACGGTACATCCCGCAGTAAGCTGCTCAGAGAGATCCAAGCGGAAAGATTAAATCTAAACTGGGCCACCTGCAGTAACCCGGCCGCCCCCGTAAAAGAAGGGGACATGCTTTCAATGCGAGGCCGCGGTAGAGTAAAGGTTGCAGAGCTTAAAGGTAATACAAAAAAGGGCCGTATTTCATTAGTGCTACATAGGTACTTGTAG
- a CDS encoding DivIVA domain-containing protein produces MLTPLDIRQMEFKKNFRGYDERQVDKFMEEVADAMEELLRQNHHLQQSLADSETRHEKYRDIEEAIKNTLVIAQKNAQDMKETADKEIKVMMRDAMQRAENIIQQAEEEGKKIIADAQAQAEEIEKKYREIQKQAEVFRTQFRTFLEVQLDLINNEDLAQKKLLEEETNDQTNEQEEAV; encoded by the coding sequence GTGCTTACTCCCCTTGATATTAGGCAAATGGAATTTAAAAAGAACTTTCGGGGTTATGATGAGCGGCAGGTGGACAAGTTTATGGAAGAAGTTGCCGATGCAATGGAAGAACTGTTGCGGCAAAACCATCACCTGCAACAGAGTCTGGCAGATAGCGAAACCCGCCACGAAAAATACCGTGATATAGAAGAAGCAATTAAAAACACACTGGTAATTGCCCAGAAAAACGCCCAGGACATGAAAGAAACCGCAGACAAGGAAATTAAAGTAATGATGCGGGATGCAATGCAGCGGGCAGAGAACATAATTCAACAGGCGGAAGAAGAGGGCAAAAAAATAATTGCCGACGCCCAGGCCCAGGCAGAAGAAATAGAGAAGAAATACCGTGAAATACAAAAGCAAGCGGAAGTTTTTCGCACACAGTTTCGCACCTTCTTAGAGGTGCAGTTAGATCTCATTAATAATGAGGACCTGGCGCAAAAAAAACTTTTGGAAGAAGAGACAAATGACCAAACAAATGAACAGGAAGAGGCGGTATAG
- the ileS gene encoding isoleucine--tRNA ligase — protein sequence MDYAKTLNLPKTDFPMRGNLPKREPEILKWWEEIDIYKQVQEKNQGRPKFILHDGPPYANGHIHLGHTLNKVLKDMIVKYRSMAGYDSPYVPGWDTHGLPIEQQAIKNLKINRHKVHPVDFRKQCKEYALKFIDIQREEFKRLGVRGDWENPYLTLLPQFEAKQIRVFGEMAKAGYIYKGLKPVYWCASCETALAEAEVEYADKSSPSIYVKFPVVDGKGILPEQETYVVIWTTTPWTIPANVAIALHPELDYVLVQLDDEKHLLAKELLEKYLELIDRQGAQILQQFKGEELERVVCRHPFVERDSLVILGDHVTTETGTGCVHTAPGHGEEDFLVGKEYKLPVISPVDNRGTFTAEGGKFAGQKIWDANKDIIDEISSQGKLVHQDKVQHSYPHCWRCKNPVFFRATEQWFASVEGFRQKALDAIRNKVQWIPAWGEDRIYNMVEGRSDWCISRQRTWGVPIPIFYCKDCGKELITEETIAHLEEIFAEHGSDAWFAREAKDLMPQGITCQCGGTAFEKETDIMDVWFDSGSSHMGVLKQPDLWPELRWPADLYLEGSDQHRGWFNSSLSTAVAVTGEPPYKAVLTHGFVVDEKGRKMSKSMGNVVDPLKVINQMGADILRLWVASTDYRGDLAVSNNIIKQMTESYRKIRNTCRFLMGNIHDFDPAQHSVAYQELLELDRWALLRLQRLNEKVLKAYDNYEFHLVYHAIHNFCVLDMSARYLDIIKDRLYTAPAQSQERRAAQTVLYLVLDSLVRLLTPILAFTTEEIYRYMPKGSDAPQSVQLLDMPKLKEEYIDLELEQKWDRLMQVRAEVLKHLENARREKIIGNSLEAAVHVYADEELYNFLKPMEEQLHILFITSKAQLYKGIPADAVTGETITGMALKVESAPGEKCERCWMYHEEVGQSAEHPTLCPRCAGVVNQ from the coding sequence ATGGACTATGCTAAGACACTCAACCTGCCCAAAACGGATTTTCCCATGCGGGGCAACTTGCCCAAGCGGGAGCCGGAAATATTAAAATGGTGGGAAGAAATTGATATTTATAAGCAAGTGCAAGAGAAGAACCAGGGCAGACCAAAATTTATTTTACACGACGGCCCTCCCTATGCCAACGGCCACATTCACCTGGGCCATACACTGAACAAGGTATTAAAGGATATGATCGTTAAATACCGCTCCATGGCGGGCTACGATTCACCATATGTGCCCGGGTGGGATACCCACGGCCTTCCCATTGAGCAGCAGGCCATTAAAAACCTAAAAATTAACCGACATAAGGTGCACCCGGTGGACTTTAGGAAGCAGTGCAAGGAGTATGCCTTAAAATTTATTGATATTCAAAGGGAAGAATTTAAACGCCTTGGTGTGCGGGGGGATTGGGAAAACCCCTACCTTACCTTGCTGCCCCAGTTTGAAGCCAAGCAAATTCGTGTCTTTGGCGAAATGGCCAAGGCAGGCTATATCTACAAAGGGCTCAAGCCGGTTTATTGGTGTGCCAGCTGTGAAACTGCCCTGGCTGAAGCGGAAGTGGAATATGCTGACAAAAGCTCACCGTCCATTTACGTGAAGTTTCCGGTGGTGGACGGCAAAGGCATCTTGCCCGAACAAGAAACATATGTGGTAATTTGGACCACCACCCCCTGGACAATTCCTGCTAACGTGGCCATTGCCCTACATCCGGAACTGGATTATGTACTGGTGCAATTGGATGATGAAAAACATCTTCTTGCAAAAGAGCTTTTAGAGAAATACTTAGAGTTAATAGACCGGCAAGGGGCCCAAATATTGCAGCAATTTAAGGGTGAAGAGCTGGAGCGTGTGGTCTGCCGGCACCCCTTTGTAGAAAGAGATTCATTGGTTATTCTAGGTGATCACGTGACCACTGAAACAGGTACAGGGTGTGTGCATACAGCGCCCGGCCACGGTGAAGAAGACTTCTTAGTGGGTAAAGAATACAAACTGCCGGTTATATCTCCGGTGGACAATCGGGGTACCTTTACCGCCGAAGGCGGCAAATTTGCCGGACAAAAGATATGGGATGCCAACAAAGATATTATTGATGAAATAAGCAGTCAAGGTAAGCTGGTGCACCAAGATAAAGTTCAACACTCTTACCCCCACTGCTGGCGTTGTAAAAACCCGGTGTTTTTCCGGGCCACCGAGCAGTGGTTTGCTTCAGTGGAAGGATTCCGCCAAAAGGCACTGGATGCCATCCGCAATAAGGTGCAGTGGATTCCTGCCTGGGGTGAAGATCGCATTTACAACATGGTGGAAGGCCGCAGTGACTGGTGTATTTCCCGCCAGCGCACCTGGGGCGTTCCCATTCCGATTTTCTACTGTAAAGACTGCGGCAAAGAACTGATTACCGAAGAAACCATTGCCCACCTGGAGGAAATATTTGCCGAGCATGGTTCCGATGCCTGGTTTGCCCGGGAGGCAAAGGACCTGATGCCCCAAGGCATCACCTGCCAATGCGGCGGCACAGCCTTTGAGAAAGAAACAGACATCATGGATGTATGGTTTGACAGCGGCAGCAGCCATATGGGCGTGCTAAAGCAACCTGATTTGTGGCCCGAACTGCGCTGGCCGGCCGATTTATACTTAGAAGGCAGCGACCAGCACCGGGGTTGGTTCAACTCATCCCTATCCACTGCCGTTGCAGTGACCGGAGAACCCCCCTACAAGGCGGTGCTGACCCACGGTTTTGTGGTGGATGAAAAGGGCCGCAAAATGTCCAAGTCAATGGGTAACGTGGTAGACCCCTTAAAGGTAATTAACCAAATGGGTGCCGATATTTTGCGCCTTTGGGTGGCATCCACCGATTACCGGGGCGACTTAGCGGTCTCTAACAACATTATTAAGCAAATGACCGAATCTTACCGCAAAATTCGCAATACCTGCCGCTTCTTAATGGGCAACATTCATGACTTCGACCCTGCACAGCACAGTGTAGCCTATCAAGAATTGCTGGAGCTGGACCGCTGGGCACTGCTGCGCTTGCAAAGGTTAAACGAGAAAGTACTAAAGGCTTACGATAACTATGAATTCCACCTGGTTTACCATGCCATCCACAATTTCTGTGTGTTGGATATGAGTGCCCGTTACTTGGATATTATTAAAGACCGCCTTTACACCGCCCCGGCCCAATCCCAAGAACGCAGGGCGGCTCAAACGGTGCTCTACCTGGTGTTAGACTCCTTAGTGCGGCTGCTAACACCCATACTGGCCTTTACCACAGAAGAAATCTATCGCTATATGCCTAAAGGCTCGGACGCACCCCAAAGTGTGCAGTTGTTAGATATGCCTAAGTTAAAGGAAGAGTACATCGACCTGGAACTGGAGCAAAAGTGGGATCGATTGATGCAGGTGCGGGCGGAGGTGCTTAAACACCTGGAAAATGCCCGCCGGGAAAAAATTATCGGTAATTCCTTGGAAGCGGCAGTGCATGTTTATGCCGACGAGGAACTGTATAACTTCTTAAAACCAATGGAAGAACAATTGCACATACTGTTTATTACTTCCAAAGCCCAGCTGTATAAGGGCATCCCTGCGGATGCTGTCACCGGCGAAACCATTACCGGTATGGCCCTAAAAGTAGAATCGGCACCGGGAGAAAAATGCGAGCGCTGCTGGATGTACCACGAAGAGGTGGGGCAGAGTGCAGAACATCCCACCCTGTGTCCCCGCTGCGCCGGTGTGGTAAACCAATAA
- a CDS encoding small, acid-soluble spore protein, alpha/beta type: MTKKKANRKKPKPPTKEDLLRLEIAEELGLGDKIRKYGWGSLNAKEAGRIGGIITQRIKKGLITDYKAKNH; the protein is encoded by the coding sequence ATGACAAAGAAAAAAGCTAACAGAAAGAAACCTAAGCCACCCACAAAAGAAGATTTGCTGCGGTTAGAAATAGCCGAAGAATTGGGTTTGGGAGATAAAATACGCAAGTATGGCTGGGGGAGCCTCAACGCCAAAGAAGCAGGACGTATCGGAGGTATTATCACCCAGCGTATAAAAAAAGGGTTGATTACCGATTATAAGGCCAAAAACCACTAA
- the gcvT gene encoding glycine cleavage system aminomethyltransferase GcvT gives MSELKRTPLYQVHLQTGAKMVEFGGWHMPVQYQGIIKEHQATRESAGLFDVSHMGEILVEGADALPFLQRLVTNDVSKIGIGRILYTPMVKEDGGTVDDLLIYNLGLNRYLLVVNAANKEKDLLWIESHLSGQVGVADKSDEYALLALQGPGAEKILQQITALDLKTIKKYHFTVGAVSGVPCLVSRTGYTGEDGFELYCHPEGVEQLWHALMEAGRDEGLTPAGLGARDTLRMEAALPLYGQELSEEINPLMAGLGWTVKFDKEDFIGKGALLKIKEQGADHRLIGLEMVGRGIPRTGYQIQAGGQPVGWVTSGGFAPSLNTNIALAYVKPEFAAVDTELEVLIRGKEIKAKVVTKPFYKKSL, from the coding sequence ATGTCCGAACTTAAACGCACACCCTTATATCAGGTTCACCTGCAGACCGGGGCAAAAATGGTGGAGTTTGGCGGTTGGCATATGCCGGTGCAGTATCAGGGTATTATCAAAGAGCACCAAGCCACCAGAGAATCTGCAGGGCTGTTTGATGTATCACACATGGGAGAGATACTTGTGGAGGGGGCCGACGCTTTACCCTTCTTACAGCGGCTGGTGACCAACGATGTGTCTAAGATTGGCATTGGCCGGATCCTTTATACCCCCATGGTGAAAGAAGACGGTGGAACGGTGGATGACCTGTTAATATATAACCTGGGGTTAAACCGTTACCTGCTGGTGGTAAATGCCGCCAATAAAGAAAAGGACCTGCTGTGGATAGAATCTCACCTCAGCGGCCAGGTGGGAGTGGCAGACAAGTCTGATGAATACGCCCTCTTGGCACTGCAAGGCCCTGGGGCAGAAAAAATTCTGCAGCAAATTACTGCCTTGGACCTAAAAACCATAAAAAAATACCACTTCACTGTGGGAGCGGTGTCCGGGGTGCCATGCTTGGTGTCTCGCACCGGCTACACCGGCGAAGATGGATTTGAGCTCTACTGCCATCCTGAAGGGGTAGAGCAGCTGTGGCATGCACTGATGGAGGCCGGCAGAGATGAAGGACTGACTCCTGCGGGACTGGGGGCCCGGGACACCTTGAGAATGGAGGCGGCCCTGCCCCTCTACGGCCAAGAGTTATCGGAAGAAATAAACCCCCTCATGGCAGGTTTAGGCTGGACTGTGAAATTTGATAAGGAAGACTTTATAGGTAAAGGGGCCCTGCTAAAAATAAAAGAGCAGGGGGCGGACCATCGCTTGATCGGCCTAGAAATGGTGGGGCGGGGCATACCCCGTACCGGATACCAAATACAGGCCGGGGGACAGCCTGTGGGTTGGGTAACTTCCGGCGGCTTTGCACCTTCATTAAATACCAACATAGCATTGGCCTACGTTAAACCGGAGTTTGCAGCGGTGGATACCGAATTAGAGGTGCTTATTCGGGGTAAGGAAATAAAGGCCAAGGTAGTTACAAAACCTTTCTACAAAAAAAGCCTTTAA
- the gcvH gene encoding glycine cleavage system protein GcvH, with product MSKVPVELKYSNDHEWVLLEGNRATVGITDYAQQSLGDIVFLELPQVDDIIEAGDAFGVVESVKAASDLMMPLTGKVIEVNEELMDSPEIINEDPYEKGWMIVVEFTDASQIEDLLSSEQYEQLIEENA from the coding sequence ATGAGCAAAGTACCGGTAGAACTGAAGTACAGCAATGACCACGAATGGGTATTGTTAGAAGGCAACCGCGCAACGGTAGGTATTACTGACTATGCGCAGCAGTCCTTGGGGGACATAGTTTTTCTTGAATTGCCCCAGGTGGATGACATTATAGAAGCAGGGGACGCCTTTGGTGTGGTGGAGTCTGTTAAAGCCGCTTCTGATTTAATGATGCCCCTCACCGGCAAGGTGATTGAGGTTAACGAAGAGCTGATGGATTCGCCTGAAATTATCAATGAAGACCCCTACGAAAAGGGTTGGATGATAGTGGTAGAGTTTACAGACGCATCTCAGATAGAAGATTTGCTGTCCAGCGAACAGTATGAGCAACTAATAGAGGAGAATGCCTAG
- the gcvPA gene encoding aminomethyl-transferring glycine dehydrogenase subunit GcvPA: MNFIPHTEEDLRQMLTELGVDSIEQLFAEIPREVRLQQTLQIPGPMAEPLLARHLNRLAAKNSQLLSFLGAGAYQHYIPSAVRHLIMRSEFYTAYTPYQAEMSQGMLQAIFEYQSIICELTGMDVANASMYDGASATAEAALMACAATRRSKVLISKTVHPEYREVLRTYALGPELQIEEIDFEEGATDLNHLNQLLDQEVAAVIIQQPNFFGVLEDLTAISQAAHGAKALTVACADPVALGLIADPGSCGVDIAVGEGQSLGIPLSYGGPYLGFMACTDKLLRRMPGRIVGETTDSKGQRGFVLTLQAREQHIRREKATSNICSNQALCALAATVHLSLLGPEGLKQVAEQCLQKAHFAYQGIINLPGFSPVWSAPFFKEFVVRLPHPAEEINKALLDQGIIGGLNLAEYYPEMKNCMLFCVTEVHTREEIERLVEALRGFSK, encoded by the coding sequence GTGAATTTCATTCCCCATACCGAAGAAGACCTTCGGCAAATGTTGACCGAGCTCGGTGTTGATAGCATTGAGCAGTTGTTTGCGGAAATACCCCGGGAAGTTAGGCTGCAGCAAACACTGCAAATACCCGGCCCCATGGCCGAACCCCTGCTGGCCAGGCATTTAAACCGGCTGGCGGCCAAGAACAGCCAGCTGCTGTCTTTTTTAGGGGCCGGAGCATACCAGCATTATATACCCAGCGCAGTGCGACACCTTATTATGCGTTCAGAGTTTTACACTGCCTACACACCCTACCAGGCGGAAATGAGCCAGGGAATGCTGCAGGCCATATTTGAGTATCAAAGTATCATCTGTGAGCTAACCGGCATGGATGTGGCCAATGCTTCAATGTACGACGGAGCTTCTGCCACGGCCGAGGCGGCCTTGATGGCCTGTGCCGCCACCAGGCGCAGCAAGGTGCTCATTTCTAAAACGGTGCATCCGGAATACCGGGAAGTGCTGCGCACCTATGCCCTGGGGCCGGAACTGCAGATAGAAGAAATTGATTTTGAAGAGGGAGCCACCGACCTTAATCATCTAAACCAACTTCTGGATCAAGAAGTGGCAGCGGTTATAATCCAGCAGCCAAACTTTTTTGGGGTACTGGAAGACTTAACCGCCATAAGCCAGGCTGCCCATGGGGCCAAGGCACTGACGGTGGCCTGCGCCGACCCGGTGGCCTTGGGATTAATTGCCGACCCGGGCAGCTGTGGTGTAGATATTGCAGTGGGTGAAGGCCAGAGCTTAGGTATCCCGCTGTCCTATGGCGGCCCCTATCTGGGATTTATGGCCTGCACCGATAAACTGCTGCGCCGCATGCCCGGACGTATAGTGGGAGAAACCACTGACAGTAAAGGGCAAAGGGGTTTTGTGCTTACGCTCCAGGCCAGGGAGCAACATATTCGCCGTGAAAAGGCCACCTCAAATATTTGCTCCAATCAGGCCCTCTGTGCCCTGGCAGCCACTGTGCACCTAAGCTTGCTGGGGCCGGAGGGGTTAAAACAGGTGGCTGAGCAATGTTTGCAAAAGGCTCATTTTGCCTATCAAGGGATAATAAATCTGCCCGGCTTTAGTCCGGTGTGGTCGGCCCCCTTTTTTAAAGAATTTGTAGTCCGCCTACCTCACCCAGCGGAAGAAATTAACAAGGCTCTCTTGGACCAGGGCATCATTGGCGGATTAAACTTGGCTGAATACTACCCTGAAATGAAAAACTGCATGCTATTTTGCGTGACCGAAGTCCATACCAGGGAAGAAATAGAGCGATTAGTAGAGGCCTTAAGGGGGTTTAGTAAATGA